TTAACTGAATTTACAAATTATTTTTAGCTATTAAAAACACTGCAAAATACATATACAAAGTATTACTTTTGCTGTATTCTCATTATGAATTCACTTGAAGCTTAATATTAAGCTTTTGCATCTTTTCACCTAGCCATTGCTCAAAAAGCTGGTTTTCTAGTTCTTGCTTAACTGCTCCTTCTAAAGTAGCAGGAATAAATTGCTCTACTCGGAATAAACAATACCAGTCATCAATTTCTATTGGACCGACAACTTCGCCAGGATTCACTAATTCAATTAAAGCCCGCAGTGCATCAGGTAATTGACCCCGACTAATCGGTCCCATCATACCATTAACAATGCGATCGTCAGTGACTGAGTATTCTTGAGCAAGCTGCTCAAACCTAGCCCCTTCTAAAATTTGGCTTTTTAACTCTTCTGCTAACTCTTGCTCCTTTACCACAATTCGAGAAAGCACTACACGATCCAAAAAAATCTTTTGCTCAATAAAATACTCTTGAATTTTTGATTCGGTAATATTATTTCTCAATTTTTCTAACTTGAAGTTAAACACAACTTGTTGGTGGAATGTTGGATAATCTAAACCATTGTTGATTAACCACTCTTGAAAATTGTTTGGGTCTGTTAGTTGTTGCTGTAAGCGAAAATCAATTATTGCTTGCTCGATAACTCCAGGATTAATTTCAAGGTCTTTTCGTGTTTGTAATTCTGTTTCTAAAATTCTTTGTTTAAGAATTTCTATAATGAAAGGTTGAAGTTTTCCAGATGTTTGCAGATATTTAAGTGCTTGTGAAAGATTGATTGGTTGTTCGTCAACTATTAAAAATGATGTAGATTCCATGTTTTGCTTGTATTAAATAGCGTCTCAATATTTTCTGTATAGGGTTGAGTTATTACTCTTAGTAAAATGGAGAAAATAGCATAAACTATGTGCTTTTGTGTATATTAATCTAGTTTCTCATACATATAGAGTTGTCTCTAATTTTTGAAATAAATTTTACATTGTTATCAATAGACTGAATCTTTCCTCATTTTGTTGCTGTTTACTTTATATGTACTTGAGTTATATGTGTACCCGTCTTGTTAATAGAATTCAGTGTAACAATGAATTTATTAGGATCATGAAGATTTTATTGCTAAGTAACCTATTCAAGCATCGCTAAAAAGTTACAGATATTCAGATAAAGATCCCAAAGTATATTTTATAACTTAGCTATTTAAATAGGGTAGGTAAATATAAATTTTTTAAGAACATTCATTGGTTTATGTGAAGCAAGTAGTTGCGTGTAGTAGATAAAGGAGGCGTAATTGCTTGAGTACATTAACACCACCTAGCAAGTTACCTTCGATTGTCCTTATTAATCTAAGTATAATTACTGAAGTTATATTACTTTTATTACTCGTCTGTATTACCCAAATGAGAAACCTGATAGAATCCACCCTCTGCTAAACTCGTCATATTTACTTCTATTTACTATATAAAATCGACTCTAATATAAGAAGAATTCATTACTTGTTGAGCAATGATTATTTTTTCACATCAATCTTGTTCGCGAATATAGCAAGACGAGTATTGTATCATTAAGAACTACCCAAAGTTAAAAGCTAGAATAAGCAGTATTTGCTATTGACCAATGACAAGTTTATATAACTCTAATAGTAACCTGCAATTTACTCTTGCCAAAATACCATTAACCAGGCATTTTGAAGTATATCAAATGTAAAAAACAAGAATATAAAAGTAGATTCATAAGTTCGTAGGTATTATACAGCTACAAACAGTAGTAAATCCGATACTTGTAGCCATTCATTTTATCTCTCGTTTTAGGATCAATGTGACAGCCTTCTATTTTAGGTTCTGCTGTGGGGAAAAAATTAATAACCCATAAAGTCAGAGGTTTTGGTAGCTGTGCTATGTTTTTTTTTAAAGTGTTGATAGGTTGAGAATTAGAGTCTAAGTGTGCTAAAAGAAAGGAAGGAAGATGTTCAGAAGATTTGTGAGTCAGACGGTAACGATGTTTAAGCTCTAGTGCTAATCCCATCATTTCACCAATTTGCTCATGGGTAAAGTAGGTTGTTACAATCAGAGTAGAAGGCTGCGATATTTCATTGATAATTGGTGCTAATAAATCGGGGCGATCTGGTTTCTGGTAGGCAAAGTTAGATATAACAGTAAGACTACCTAACAAACCTAAAAATAAAAGTAAAATAACAGGTGTTTTACCTTTAAGATTTAAAGAATAAACTAATTTCTTTTGACGAGTTCTCTCGACTGATGCCTGAAAATCTAAATAGTCATAAGCGTTCCAAGAAGTAGCCAGTGCTACTGCCGTTAAAAGTAGTACTGTAGGAAAGTAAAAAAATTGATAACGAGCTGCAATTGTTAAGTCAGCATTAAAGCCAAAAGTAATAGTAAATAAAAGTGCGATCGCTACCCAAAGATATCTGAGTAAAACTTGAAATTCTAACTGTATTTTGGGATTTTTGTTCTGAAGTTTTATTCCTTTTATAATAATAGGTATTAGCCAAACAGTAAATCCAATTAGTATACTACCGGATAACAGCATCAGCTGTACATTAACACCTTCAATAGGTAATAAAACGAACATAGTAATAAGCCAGGCTATAAATTGTGAAAGGCTTTTGAGTAAGTTTAAAGAATTATCATCAAAAATCCATTGTGTCACTTTGTTCTCAGGCACACTCCGCCATATTGGGAGCCAAACCACGCTGGTTATAAAAGCACTTATCACTACAGCATAAATGCGATACCAATATACTAACTGGTTTCTCAATGGCAATCGAGAGTATTTATTTTCAGTTTTGAATTGTAGCCATTTATAAATATCTGTAAGCCAAAAACTAATAAGAACAAGTACTACAGCAATTATATTGAAAATGAAAAAATAGTGAATAGCAATTCCCAAAGCATTAATAAAAATCCAAAAGAATGCTAGACCAATAGATAAATATTTGTAGTTTTGAACGTTACGAATAGCTATAACTAAACAACATAAAGATGTAATAACAAGTAAGATGGCTAAGGTGTAGTGTCGGGCTTCTTGTGCTTGATAAATACCGTAAGGTGAAACTGCCATCATAGCAGCTACAATCTGTGCTACTAGTAGCGAACGAAAGGCTGCATAAGCTAAGCCAAATATTGCTACAATCGCTGCAACTCCAAAAAGCGCACTGAGCGATCGTGCTGCCCAAAATGAAGCTAAACCATCCACAGTAGGAAATAATTTCATCCACAGATGTGTCAGGACGAAATATATTGGTGGGTGAGTACTCTCTGTCATCAAATGCTGAATTACATCACTAATGCCAGCATCAGGATTAGGTTGTAGTGGTTGTAACAGAGTTTCTAAGCGAATGATTTTGTCAATTGGTACTGTGCGAAAACTATTTCCCAGACTAAAAACTACAGTCGCAAATTCATCATTCCAAGGAGGTTTTGCTGCTAGGTTAGCAAAGCGCAAAACACTACCAATGGCTATCCATATTAAGAGAGTTAATACGTGTAATCTTGGATGAGGTTGCATCAAAATTCAACTATTGAGGTAATTTCAATCCAAAAATATTGATTCTTTAGGTTTGTTGAGAGATTTTTTTCACTATTGCTGATATCTGTCAACTAAGTACATATCAATAGAATTGTTGAATGAAAGTATTCAGGAGTAATAATACAGCAAACTTCTTGCAATTGGTAATAGGATTGCAGTTAACTCGCTTGCGATCAAGTACAATACATATCCTACTCATCTTGAATGTGTTTAACCTACTTAACTCAGCATTCCTAATAATTCTAGAGCTTTGACAACAGCAGCAGTACGTGTTTGAACTTCTAGCTTTTCATAAATATGCTCAAAGTGTTTTTCAATAGTTTTATCACTGCGACTGAGAATTGAAGCAATTTCTTTTGTACTTTTATCTTTTGTTGCCCAGAACAAAACTTCTGCTTCGCGCTTCGTTAGTCCGATTGTAGTCAACAACTGTGGAGAAAAAGAACTAAGTCGCTGTTCTTCCAGCAATAGGATGTATTGTTGATGTTGGCGATCGCACATTAGGCGGATCATTAAGCGGTTATTTTCTTGTTCGATCTGCAATGACAGGCAAGGCAAAGTAAGATCTTCATTACCAGCTATCAAAGATAATTGGTAGTTTACCCATCTCTGCAACGTTTCTGGTAAAGAATTCTTCTGGTGTGTAAGTTGAAAGTATTGTGTTAGCAACTCCCAAGCACGTTGTGTCTTCAATTGAATTTTTCCGTCACTCGCTAGAATAATGACACCCAATTGTTCCATCGTGTGGTTCAATCGGATTGACTCTTGCTGAATTTTAGTAAGTGTTTGAGCATTGAGATATGCCTGAAAAAGGTGAGGGCGTAATAAGTTGAGAACAAAGCGATCGCGTTCAGAAAAACTGCGTTCAGGACGCGATAGGGCAATTACAATATCATCTGTATTTTTTTTACGCAGAGCATTATTAACTTCAGATGAAACTGGCAGAACTAAACTCATTTGGTCTTCCATACCAATTTGATGCATCATTCCTTGATACAACCCTTCTAAACGATGCAATTGCTGTTCGCTAATAAAATCTGAAATTTTATGCGCTTTACCATCGTTAGTTGCTATGTAATAACGCGCAAATGGATGTTCAAGAAAACGGCTGTGGGCAATCTGATCTGCTTCTTGAGAAGTAATCGCAGGGCGATGCGACATTGCGCTTAATGTAGTTAAAACTTTGTGTTGGTGAAAATTTGTTGGACACCAATTGAGAAAATCAGAGGAAACTACAGTAGATAAGGCTAAAAGCGCACGCGTTGGAAATGCTTCAAGATTGCAAGCACAGTAAAGTTCTTGAAGACACTTAAGAATACCTCGCAGATCTTGCTGTGTTAATGCCATTTTTCCCCTCCTGAGTGGCTAAAGAATAGCTTCACTAAGTAAGGAGATATTTCCGAATTTATGTATCAGTTTCTTAATAATTTAGTACGGGAATTTCCTGATTGGATTCTATTTTTTACTTTGTTATGACATTAATAAATCTCTTACCTAAAGTAGGTGTTTATAACTAAAATGCATATTTTCCCAAATTGGTAATCAGGAGTTGAGTTTTTGAGATCGCCTGTTGTGTTCCATTACCGCCAGAGTATCTTCATGCAAACATACTCGATTGATTTAATAAACGGAGATATCTTATGTTGAACTTAAAACGTTTAATTGCTCTAACAACATTCGGACTACTTGTTTTACCTAGCAATGCTATGGCTAACACTCCCGACGTTCGCGCTACGACGATCCTTGCTATTAATTGTGCTGAAACCCCTCTAGGACCGATAGCAACAGCAGAAAATAGGCTGCGCGTGTCAGGTCCTGCCTATGCCTTTAGATCTTCTAGTACAGGAGTAGCAAACTTAAACTGCCATTTACCGATCAACAACAGAACGGTATTTAATAACTTGAACAATAACAGTATCAGCGCGTACAGAGTGTACTATCAAGACCCCGATGGCGCAGGGACTGCTGCCGAAATTAGGACGGAACTCCGTTATATTACTACAAATGGGAACGTGGTTACAGTGTGTCCAGCATCGAGTTCCAACACTTCTAACGCAACCTTATTCACAACGAGGGTCGTTCCCTGCAATCATCAGCTCGGTGCGAATAGATTATACTACTTTCAAGTAACCATGTCTCGGTCTAACACGAACCAAACACCTTTTTTCATCGGCATTGACTTTCCCTAAAGATAGCATTAGACAACTTGCATAGAATGCGAGTGCTCAACAAACGAAGTCAAGATAGTGCGTGAAATTACTAGTAGACTTATATCTTAAGTATGCAAAAGCACGCTTTGTTTCGGTAGCCCCGACTTCAGTCGGAAGGCGTCTGTGATTCACGCTTTTTGCTCATAGTGGCGACATCCCTGACAAGGACCTTCAGGATTGACTGCGCAGCGAATATAGCGAGATCTCGCATTAAATCTACAACTAATATCACCAATAAGATATCCTACTCCCTCTAGGTAATAGCTATCTGGAGGCAAGGAAATGGGCGATCGCCTAGCCCTCACCCTTGTTGGCATCATCATTGCCCGTCTCAACTCGGCTTGCATTCTTTTTTGAGTACGACGGACGATCAATACTGAAAGCAGGGGCGGAATAAAACCTAAAGCAATGATCCAGAGTAACGCTAACACTTTGTACCTCGAAAACGCTCTCCAAATTCTATTTTGGTTGCTCCGTAAGGTAATGCACAACACATTTCTTATTGTGCAGGTACAAGCCTAATTTTTGCGAGTATAGCGATGCTTCACTCCAATAGGAAAATATTCAGGATTGCCCATCGCAGCTAACATGACTTGTGGTGTTTGGTATTCTGCTGGGACATAGTTAGCAAACTCGCTATTGAGACGAAGTAGTTGTGTATGAATTGAGGTTGCGATCGCTTGTCTTTTGTCTTCACTATCGTCGATTTTTGGTGCTAACTCCACAACAACCGATAAGTAGCGATCGCGATCTGCATTTTCTTTCACCTCCAACACAAACTTACCTGTTATCCATTCTCGAATTTCGGGTTGTTCTAGTCCTACTGTGACATTCTCAGGGTAAATGTTTGCACCAAAGTAAGATACCGTAAAGTCAGAACGTCCAAAAACATAGACAAACGGTAGCGAACAGTTTCCTCTGACTCCGTATTGTTGTAAAGTCTCCACTGGATTGAATCCCGCAGCAGCTAAAAAATCTAGCATCGTGTTGTATGGAATTAACCCACCAGTATCGGCAATATGATAGCGGATTAGTGGAATACCGTTATTGCCAGAAAATAATAACGTGCCATCTTGAACTTCAAAAAAGCGATCGCACGGATCGTATTGTACAAGTGTCGGCAGACGCGATTCACCAAATAACTCGCGGGCGATCGCCGGATGTTCTGCTAAAAAACGGCGAATACAAATACTTAAGGGAGTTTCATTGCCTAAAACGCCTGCATCTGCTGTGCCATATAGCGTTGCGGTGTCATAGCAAAGGTTTTTTACTTGGATACGTTCTCCAACTAAACTACGCCATTCTTCACTGAACACCTCACCTGCAAATACTAGCTTTGTCTGATATTGTTGCCAGTCTATATTACGGCTAATTCCTGTATCGATAACATCTTTAATAAAAGGCGGATATCCTAATAAAACAACTTGGTCAAAAGCCTCACCCAACTCTTGAACAACGCGGAAAATTTCTTCTTTATTGTTCCCTGGAGTCACAACGGTAATTTGATAACCTTTTTGTGCTACATAACGGCAACAATTTGTAGTATACATTCCACCTACCCAAGTTCCCAACGTAAAACAAACGACGGCTAGAGTCCGGCGAGTGTCTGCAAAAAAGCTATCGTAGAAGATTTGTTCAAAACGAGTAGCAATCTGCAACTCATCCGCCATAAACCGCGCCCAAAATGTTGGTTTACCAGTTGAACCAGAGGAGACGGCAATCATGTCACACGTTTCAAGTTGTCCATTCCGGCACAAATCTGCTAAGGAATGCTGTCGCAGATAGTTTTCTTTAGTCTGTAGTGGTAGCGTTTGGTAATCTGCCAAAGTTTGAATTGATGCCGGATTAATTTTGTGCGTGCCTAAAAATGCTTTGTAGGCTGGTACGTTTGCCGCAACTTCTTGAAATAAGGCCGTGGCAATTGCCTCTGGAGATGTATTTTGATGCCGTTTGAGCCGTGTTTCTAGTGGTGTGGTTAGAAACTCTTGAAATGCTTGTAAAGCTTGCTGACTTTTGCCTACACTTTTGCCATTATTTGATAAAAACATCTTATACTAGTTGATTCTAACTTAACGTTGAGGAAATTCAATGCTGCACATATGATGCTAAATCTTGCTAAGAGTAAGCTTTTCTCAGCATCAGAAAAGCAACAAAGATATCTTTTACTGGTGAAACCTCAAGATTAATTGTATTAAAAATAACTAATATCTTCTTACTAAGTATTGCTATTACTGCCAAATAGAGTTAATTTATGCTCTAATATGATGTCTCTATACTGCAATCACGGACACAAAAACCGAAACGGCAGCCGCTTTTGTACCGAATGTGGCGAGATGCTGTGGCTATCGGCAGGAGAAGTTTTAGAAAAGCGCTATCGCCTCGTGCGTCAGTTAGCATCTGGTGGCTTTGGTCGTACATACTTAGCAGAAAATCTGCATCGATTTAATGAATGCTGTGTACTTAAAGAATTTGCCCCACAGGTACACGGCGATCGCGAACTTGAAAAAGCAAAAGAATTATTTGAGCGCGAGGCTGGGGCACTGTATAACTTAACTCATCCGCAACTACCGCGTTTTTTAGAGTTTTTTCAGGCAGAGACAAAAGACGGTGTCAATTGCTTGTTTTTGGCGCAAGACTATATTGAAGGGGAAACTTACTACGACTTACTGCGATCGCGCGGTTCTTTCTCAGAAAGCGAAGTGCGAGAGTTTTTGTGTAAATTGTTACCTGTTTTATCTTACGTTCATACGCAAGGAGTGATCCATCGTGACATTGCCCCAGATAATATTATTCTGCGAAATGTCGATCAAATGCCTGTGTTAATTGACTTTGGCGGAGTCAAGCAAGTAGCAGCAACCGTGGTTTCAAAATTTACTGGGTTGGGAATGCCAACTTTGTTAGGCAAACAAGGTTATGCCCCAGAAGAACAAATGCGACAAGGAAAAGTTTACCCTAGTAGCGATTTGTATGCACTTGCAGTAACAGCATTAGTGTTGTTAACAGGCAAAGAACCACAGGAGTTATACGATAGCTACAACGGTACGTGGCAGTGGCGTAAAGAAATAAAAGTCAGTTCCCAGCTAGAAGCAGTATTACAAAAAATGTTGGCTTACAAGCCAGGCGATCGCTTCTCCCAAGCCCAAGAAGTATTGCCAGCCCTACAAGCATCAGGGCCACAGAAAACACCAGCATTGAATATTTCCCAGCTACGAACAATTAATGTCTTAGGCCGCAAACCTGACACAACAAATAATAGCCAATTACAACACCAGCAAACTCAAGTTATTACTCCACCAACCAACAATCATATTACTAATTGGCATTTTGGTTGGCTACGTTCTTTAATCGTCAAAGCAACTACGGTGGGATTAGTTGCAGTAGCAGGAACAAGTGCGTGGGTACTTGCCAATTCTGTTATGCGTACGCCATTGTTAACTCCCACAGCACAAGAATCACCAACAAACACTGCTGATTTAGCAACCAGGCTGCAAGAAATCGTCAGTCGTCGCCAAGCTTTACAAATTAGAGAAGCTTTCTTTGTTGGCTTAGTAGATGATTCTTTTCATCGCCAACACCCTGAATTAAATGGTCGTAGCTTAAAATCCGATCCTAAAGATGCAGCATTACGTAGTAATTGGTTTGCGATTGCTGAGCAGATGTTAGATAAATTAGAGCAAGCAGAACTTAGTCTCGATGTTCGGCGTCGCTTAGGCAGTTACACTCAACAAAATTTTGTAGCTTGGCAACAGCAGGCAGATCAAAGGCAACTAGGTAACTATACATCTGATAGATTAACAAAAGAAACTAACCAAAAGTTTTATCGACTCTTTCCTGAAGAGCGCGGAAAGCAACTTAAACTCAATACATCAGGTCAAATATGGTATGCGATCGCCGCTGATCAAGTGAATCAACTTAAAAAGGCTAGATAAAAACTAGATTGAAAGTAGTGTAGGCGTCTCGCCTCCGCAAGCCCAAAAAAACTTAATGGTGTGGTTTAACTTTTGCAGTGTGTAGTTATTCATGTATTGCTCTCAAGGACACGAAAATCCAGATCGTAGTTGCTATTGTCTTCAATGTGGCGAAAAGCTAGCGGGAGCAAACAACACTCAGCCAGGAATAATTTTAGGCGATCGCTATCGTATCATCCGCAAATTGGGACAGGGTAGCTTTGGGCGCACTTATTTAGCGGAAGATATCAATCGCTTCAACGAACTATGTGTTTTAAAAGAATTTGCACCTCAAGTGAAGGTACATATGCTTTACAAAAAGGACAGCAACTATTTCAACGCGAAGCTGGAGTCCTTTACAAATTAAAACATCCGCAGATTCCCAAGTTTCGAGAACTCTTTCAAGCACACTTAGATGACAAGCAACATTTATTGCTAGTACAAGACTATGTAGAAGGTCCTAGCTATCGCAAACTATTGAATACTCGCAAACAACAAGGTTTAGACTTCAGTGAAGCTGAAGTGACCCAGTTATTACTCCAAATATTGCCAGTTTTAGACTATATTCACTCCTTAGGAGTCATTCATCGCGATATTTCGCCAGATAATATTATTTTGCGTGATGTAGATAATCTACCTGTACTCATAGACTTTGGAAGTGTCAAGCAGGTAGCAGCAACGATTGTTTCTCAGTTTAGCCCTACCGATCCTGATGCAACGCTGTTGCCAGCAACTCATTTAGGCAAAATAGGGTATGTACCCCAAGAACAAATTTTAGGTGGTTCTCCTCAAATCGATTTGTATGCTTTAGCAGCAACCGCACTGATATTACTCACAGGGAAGGAATCACAAGACTTAATCGATCCTCAAACTCGGCAGTGGAATTGGCGGCAGGAAATTAATTTAAGTCCTAATTTAGGCAAAATATTAGATAAAATGCTCATGCCCAGAGCAAGCGATCGCTACCAATCTGCACGCCAAGTTTTGCAGGTACTAAATCGTTATACTTACAAGCAACCCGCACCACAAATACCAACGACAATAGTCACACCTCCGACACCGAAGATTACACCAGAATGGCAATTACAGCCTGCAAGTGTCAGCTACGCTCGTAGTCATGCCTTCGGTTTAGGAATTGTCGTGGTAGGATTGCTGTTGTTCGCAGCAACTGGATTAAGTTGGTGGGGAGCAATTTGGTTACAGTCTCGCGATCGCATAACGATACCATCAACACCTGATATTCCAGTAGCAACGCCAACACCACAGTACTCTGCAGCAGAACAAAATCGCAAAAATCAATTGCGCGATCGTCGCCAACAACTCGGAGTTAATGACAGTTTCTACAATGCTTTAGTTAATCAGTTATTTTGGGAAAAACACCCCGAACAACAAGGTAAAACACTTAGTCCTGGTTCTGCTGATGAACAATTGCGTAGTGAGTGGGATAGTCTAGCCGCAGAAACTCTTAACAAACTGCAAGCATTAAGTCCAGAAGCAAGGCAGCAACTTGGAAAATATCGTACTGCAGATCGCGAACAGTGGAAAGTCGCTATTAACAAGCTTAATCTTAGTAGTCGTGCATTATACGATCTTGCAGATGCTACCTTTTTTCAATTATTTCCACAACATAAAGGCAAAAATTTTATTAATCAGCCGATGGGTCAAGTATGGCAAGGTGTCGCAGATGATAAACTACAGCGCCTTGTTGCAGGTAGTGGTTATGAAAAAGTTGCATTTGTGCAAGGAAATACACTTCAACAAGTTCGGGGAAATTTACAACCAGGTGAGGGAAAAGCTTATATTGCTCGCTTGACAAAAGATCAACTCATGCAACTTCATCTTGAAGCAAATCCCCAGGTGCTAATTTCTGCATACTCTCCGACAGGTAGCACAATGCTACTGGAAGATACAAGCGATCGCACTTGGTCGGGTAAACTACCAGAAACTGGTTATTACGAGTTTGTTATTGTCTCAACTGCATCAGCACCAGTCGATTATTTACTTCAAATCATTGCTGATTAGCACAAAAAAGAAAGCAGGCGGGTATGTGGGTAGGCGGGAAAAACAGCATTTTCGTCTCTCCCACACTCCTCACCTGTACACTACTCTTTACCAGTTACTTTGCTAACTGCTTCTTTTGCGCCTTCTACTGCTTTCTGAACAGCACCTTCACCAGTACCTTTGACATTTTCTTCATAAACTTTTTCAGGATTCTCTGCTGCTTGTACTTGCGCTTCGTAAGCTTGTTCTCTGGCGCTGACATCTTCTTGAGTGCCCTGCGTCATTGTTTCCTGCTGCAGCATGGACTTATTAGCTGCCATGCTGGGTTGAGTTGCAAAAATCAACAGACAAGACACGCTCATAAGACTCACTAAACCTAGAATAACTAGGCTTTGACGAAATGCTTGCTTCAAAACAGCAAAAATCTGTTGCATATAAATATTTCCTCACTTTTTTGTGATGTTAGTGTAAAAATTACTGATACACCCTGTAAAAATCAAGCTAAATTGCATCCTACGTGGCAGAGTTGCACAGTGCCTTCTACCTGGAGGGAGAGTTATGAGTGTTGAGTGTTGAGTTTTGAGTTACTCGTAAAGAAAATTCAAAATGTGCTAAGGCACCGCTACGCTAACGCGCATTCAAAACTTAAGATAATTGCCTTTGGCACCTTTCTTCGCAAAAACTCGCGCATTCAAAACTAAAACCTCTTTATGATTTAACTCAAAACTCATAACTCATAACTCAAAACTAATCACTCTCCCCTACTTAAGCTTCATCCAAAGCAGCAATACCAGGAAGTTCTTTGCCTTCAAGTAACTCTAAGCTTGCGCCACCACCAGTTGAAATGTGACTCATTTGCTCAGCAACACCAACTTTCTCGACGGCTGCTACCGAGTCACCACCACCAATAATGCTAGTAACACCTTGTTTGGTGAGATCGGCAAGCGTTCGTGCGATCGCTTCGGTTCCTACAGCAAACTTATCAAACTCAAATACGCCCATTGGTCCATTCCAAATTACTGATTTGCATTCAGCAAGCGCATCTTGGAACATCTTGACAGAATCAGGACCAACATCTAACCCCATGCCGTCTTCAGGGATATTTTCAACGCTAACAGTTTCTGCGTTGGCATCTGCCGCAAATTTATCAGCAACGACGACATCAGTAGGTAACAACATTTGCACGCCGCGTTCTTTTGCTTTAGCTTCTAATGATTTAGCCAGTTCTAGCTTGTCGTCTTCCACCAACGATTTACCCACATTCAACCCACGGGCTTTGTAGAATGTAAAAATCATCCCGCCACCCAAGATTAGCTTGTCGCACTTGTCCAACAATGTCTCAATCACACCAATTTTGCTAGAAACTTTAGATCCACCAATAATGGCTGCTAAAGGACGTTGCGGATTTTCAATCGCGCTTTGAAGATACTGTAATTCTTTTTCAATCAAGTATCCAGCAACAGAAGGGCTGAGGTAGTGTGTCACGCCTTCGGTGGAAGCATGGGCGCGGTGGGCTGTACCAAACGCATCATTGACGTACACATCTGCATTGGCTGCTAACTGTTTGGCAAATTCAGGGTCATTTTTCTCTTCTTCTTTGTGGAAGCGGACGTTTTCTAGCAATAGCACTTGACCATTTTGCATCCCTGAGACTTTGTTCGCCACTTCGTCTCCGATACAGTCATCGCATTTTATCACTTCTTGACCGAGTAATTCCGAAAGGCGTTTAGCAACAGGAGTCAGACGCAGCTTGTCATCCACCCCTTTGGGACGTCCAAAGTGGCTAGCTAAAATGACCTTAGCGCCTTTTTGCGTCAAATCCTGAATTGTAGGCAGTGCGGCACGAATCCGAGTATCATCAGTGATGTTCCCTTGGTCATCCAATGGGACATTAAAGTCTACCCGCACTAATGCACGCTTACCAGATAAGTCTGAAGCCGATAAATTTGCTAAAGTTTTTTTGGACATAATTGATAAGTTCCTCCTGACTGGATTCTTAATTAATTATTAAGCGCCGTCCACATTTTACCGGAGTCGGGGTATCAAAGATGCCTGCAATGTTTAAGACTGTTTTATTTCCAATCGATCAAAGTCGAGATGCTAGAGAAGCGGCTGAAGTTGTTGCTGACGTCGTG
The sequence above is drawn from the Gloeocapsopsis sp. IPPAS B-1203 genome and encodes:
- a CDS encoding protein kinase encodes the protein MCFKRICTSSEGTYALQKGQQLFQREAGVLYKLKHPQIPKFRELFQAHLDDKQHLLLVQDYVEGPSYRKLLNTRKQQGLDFSEAEVTQLLLQILPVLDYIHSLGVIHRDISPDNIILRDVDNLPVLIDFGSVKQVAATIVSQFSPTDPDATLLPATHLGKIGYVPQEQILGGSPQIDLYALAATALILLTGKESQDLIDPQTRQWNWRQEINLSPNLGKILDKMLMPRASDRYQSARQVLQVLNRYTYKQPAPQIPTTIVTPPTPKITPEWQLQPASVSYARSHAFGLGIVVVGLLLFAATGLSWWGAIWLQSRDRITIPSTPDIPVATPTPQYSAAEQNRKNQLRDRRQQLGVNDSFYNALVNQLFWEKHPEQQGKTLSPGSADEQLRSEWDSLAAETLNKLQALSPEARQQLGKYRTADREQWKVAINKLNLSSRALYDLADATFFQLFPQHKGKNFINQPMGQVWQGVADDKLQRLVAGSGYEKVAFVQGNTLQQVRGNLQPGEGKAYIARLTKDQLMQLHLEANPQVLISAYSPTGSTMLLEDTSDRTWSGKLPETGYYEFVIVSTASAPVDYLLQIIAD
- a CDS encoding phosphoglycerate kinase is translated as MSKKTLANLSASDLSGKRALVRVDFNVPLDDQGNITDDTRIRAALPTIQDLTQKGAKVILASHFGRPKGVDDKLRLTPVAKRLSELLGQEVIKCDDCIGDEVANKVSGMQNGQVLLLENVRFHKEEEKNDPEFAKQLAANADVYVNDAFGTAHRAHASTEGVTHYLSPSVAGYLIEKELQYLQSAIENPQRPLAAIIGGSKVSSKIGVIETLLDKCDKLILGGGMIFTFYKARGLNVGKSLVEDDKLELAKSLEAKAKERGVQMLLPTDVVVADKFAADANAETVSVENIPEDGMGLDVGPDSVKMFQDALAECKSVIWNGPMGVFEFDKFAVGTEAIARTLADLTKQGVTSIIGGGDSVAAVEKVGVAEQMSHISTGGGASLELLEGKELPGIAALDEA